TTCAGCGACCTAAAGGCAGCGTTCACCTCAGAGTTTCACATCTTCATGATCACTGAGAAATCTCAGTCTATGGCTTTCAATGGTCTTCATCGCTTTTAGCACATGCACCCTagtaaatggggaatgagatctgtttggttaatgacattcttccaaatatcctccCTTGTGTTTAGcagtacaaagaaatgtatacaggtttggaacaatctgagcgtgagtaaatgatgacaaaatttacatttttgggttaacaAATCTCTTTAAGGCCTTGTACAATGTATTTTCAAGCAACTGCATAATTCTCCAGTAGAGGGAGATCTTTTCCTGTTTCCCATTTCCACCTTggacatttaaaaaacacaagacaGGCACGTGATACAGAAAAGAGAAATACTAAAGCACAACTTGCTTGTAACACAGACATCTCTGCAGGCTCAAAACTGTATAAGGGTCAATGACTATAACGATCACTTATCATGTTATGTGAATGTTAAGTGAaaggtatttttaaaacatttcatatcAGCTGAATGCGATTTTCaggaaaaataattttgttaatttaagaaGACAAAATTATAGTCCAAAAATATGAGATGATTACTTACCAAAACTCATAGAAATGCAAATACcttgtttctaaacactttaaataaatactaaagattaGTAAAAAAAGTTAAGTATGTCAAcgaaatgaattaatattaccACACTAATGAAAAACGCTAAAATCACTTAATCTAACATTTTAATCCGCATTTATATGTACACCACATTCTtaatgtttgaataactgcaatagatgttatttatttgtattttaaaataggcATGTCGAAAATCCTTTTACCCCATTGACACATAGATGTTAGTAAATCATAGCAACCATcaacatataaaaaatacatgggGTCACCACAATACACAACTGTGATATTACATCAACATGAATACAATTTGATTTAAGCATGTTATCTACTGCAATGACACTCATACATTTTTAACCAGGTCTTTAAATGTCCAAATAATACTGTTTTTTATCACTCCAACCAAAGTTACACAACAAACGGTAAACCATGGCAACTTTTGGCTCGTCAAAAACACaatcaatgtacagtatggcTCATCGTCAAAACAACCCAAACATCTGACAGATGATCAGACCCTGTGCTGATGTTACACCTCCTGGCCATTCGCATATAGTTTGGCATGCAACTCTTTAAaggtgtatattttaaaatagataGCCATCTGATTAATGAAGGATGTGAATGTGAAAGAGCAGACCGTGATCTTCCTTTTATAGCGCAGAGTGTAAAACACACAGCTGTGCACATCTCTAATGATAAATATGCTGAAGTTCTTTcaaaactaaactgaaaaagtACCAAAGTCCCTTTAAGGAAAGTCACCTTACTCTGCGGTCACGTTTGCAGAGGCTCCGGCCAGATATTTTAGTCATACTGTTTTCTCATACAGTCCTTTACTTGCGGATATTTTTAAAATCGTTTGTCATCATATTTCTGACCAATGCGTACCATACACTTTGATAAAGCTCAGATTGCGCAGAAAACCTTTTCTAGGTTTTATCCAGATTGATTTACTGAAATCTACCCTCATATATACACGATCTTTGTTCCAtgtaaacaacatatttaacCCTTTAGATCAAACGTCTGCTAGATTTGGAGACATGCATCGAAGTAAAGGATCAAGTATATCAAAGTATCAGCTTGTGACCTTCAAGCTGCTCTGTGATTTGTGGCCAAGCCCTAACCGTGGAGCAGATCCCGGCCGTGACCCAGGGTTCACCGCCAAGCGTGAGCCGGGAGTCGAGCCCGAGCTGGGACATCGAGATGAAGCATGTGACGCCCGACGCTGGAGATTTCGGGATATGGAGCGGTGCAGGTTCTTATTAGAGGAACACGCTGCCATGCTGACCAGCCAAGGATGTTTCAGAGCGTCTTCAGCCGTCATTCGGTCCTCAGGGTCATAGGTCAAAAGGCGATCGATGAAGCTTTTGGCCAATGTAGATACAGAGTTCCACGGCTGAGAGAGAAAAATAGTGTTAATATTCAAGTGGTCAGGTTTAGACAGGTAATCCCCAGTAGAagtgcatttatttcatttgttacataaaatgaaaacaagtggctttaatttaaaggagagtaaagaaacattttaagcaagaaagttaaaggggtcatatggcacgaacacgtgtttttctgtgtctttgatgtgttaaaagttgtccatgcatgtattagacacgtaaaattgcaaaaattaaagtgtgggaacaaaagatgcgttctatctaaaagcgaatgctcacccagacctgcctgaaacgcctcgtgtaaccacacccccacaaatctacatcagttcgtggtgagttgactaagaccgcccaaatgtatactcaagtaaggtgggcgtacctgtcagcacaattgaagaggaacctgatgttccaaatatggtaagaggcgttacatttccgtcacacgcttgcagtattcgaccaatcactacacactggttaactggccaatcaaagcacacctcgcttttcagagccatgagctttgttaaaaatctgcgtgtttcagagaggcggggcaaagaggagatacaaacatggacaatatgtggaaaataaagcaattttgaaccttaaatcgcgataatattcgttttagcggTGTCATATGTCCCCTTTaagaaaattatttgtttttagaaATGAAGCAATAATAGATATGCTGTTCAAAATGAAAACCAAAAGCACAATGACATTTTATGGTTGCCAGACCAGCATCAGCTCATCCAGTCCACACTCGAGATACAGCGGACCACTTTACATTCATTACTGCTTTTACATTCAGCCTGTGTTGAAGCCATGACCGATCCCAGGAACAACAGCAGCGCTCCAGCTGTAAATGTCAGCGAGTACACAGCCCAAGAATCTGCCTGAATAAAGGACCATCACTGACCTGAACTACAAACACTTCTGCATCTCAACCGCATTAGATATCAAACGTGGCATTTTCGCCTCGCCGCCGTCCGTGTGCGAGGACATTACTCAATAAATGTCAGTGGTTTTCAATGGGTTTGCGATTCGTCGCTAATTTCAAGGAGTTAATGAACATCTCCGGTATCAGAGAAGCGTTCAAATGGTTATATAAAGGTGTAGCAGGTGGAAAAAAGGAATGAAGGAAAAAACAAGTTTCCTTTAAGGTCCAACTAGAACCAGTTCTTTATACGAAAAACAAGAAACTAACACACAAATGAACCTGTAATGTCCAATTTTTGAATCAAAGGAACACACATAAATAGGCttttcaaatttttattttcaagtcCTGGATATTTATTCCTATAGTTAAAAGGAACCTTTGCTGTGTTCTTATGAGACCGAATcattgactctctctctctctctctctctctctcgctctctctctgtctctctctctaaccTAAGTGAGGGCTGACTGTTTTATAATTACACATCACAGCATAGCTTTCACATTCACAGCGAGAAACGGAATATAATCAGACTTTAaaagtttgtttcttttttttttcattaaaggtTTTGTTGTGCTGTTGAGTGAAAGTGTTCTCTATAAACGTTGAAGAAATGGAACGCAAGTGAACGAAAATCAAAGTGATTCAGCCTCATCTCCCTAAAAACTATCAagtaattcatatgaatttaaCCCTAACATACAATTATTAGATGAAAGCAATAATGAAGGACCACCAACCTAAATGCAACTTATGCGAAAGCAGATCGTACAAAAATGTGCAAACAggattgtacaaattcatatgaattagccacccaATAGTTAGACATTTTTGTCAGATTGCGTTGGGTTTATCAAGCATTTCcaaaactaacaaaaataagtttacatttatatagataTACAGATATATAGATTGACAAATAGTTGACAAATCAAATGTGTCCTGGTGTGTCAGCTAaaatttagaaataaaaacctaacaatgaacataaatctctcatatgctattttatattataaatatcagTAAATATTATTGTCTTCTAAATTGTTGCtatatgtcacaccataggacacatgtacggtatatttgtcaactacccaaatgaGGATTGTTTAAAGGGAGTAGCAGTAATATGAATGACACTCATACTGTATGacatgttttctgtattatttatatatgtttatgttatatatgtgtgtgtgtgtgtgtgtgtttataaatatatatgtggccttgtttttatatcctgGTGGGGACACACCTACTCATGAGGAAGAAGTCCTCCAAGGGCAGAAAAGCTTATAAATagtacagaacgatattttttgaaaatataaaattgcaaaaaaaaaattatctttaggtttaggggatacaatatacagtttgtatagtataaaataaaaatcattacgcctatggtctgtccccacggagataataaaccagttgtttgtgcgtgtgtgtgaacatagatatatacatatatatatatgcgtGTGCACGTGGACTgtacaaatacatatacacatattatatataataataataatttgttacatttatatagcgcttttctgggtactcaaagaagcgctttacatggaagggggaatctcctcaaccaccaccactgtgcagcatccaccttgatgatgcgacggcagacATATAGCACCAGAAcacccaccacacaccagctaacTGGTGGAGAGGAGAAGGAGTGAAGCCaatcagtatatatatatatatatggggaTGATTAGCAGGCCATGATGATGGACAGAGGTGAATGGGCAAATTTGGCCAGATATTTGATGTCTGGTTTGTTATCGGCTCTATTTGACATACCACCACAAGAGGCATTCAATGATAAAAAGAAACACTCTATTTTAAAGAATCACCTTTTAAAGGTCCGGGAAGGGTTTATGACAGAGGTTCTcggcataaaaaagaaaaagaagccaAATGTTATGATAAAGTATAGTATTGAGTTAGGCAGGACATTAAACCACTTATTCCATTCCGGCATTATAATTTCACGCCactaatcagaatcagaatcagaaagagttCTTCAgaaatacgtgttcagcgcttcacgtgaacctatgtgcatcacgcatcatgtcaaaatgcgtgcctgctgcagacgcgtcgaaagggtttatgataaaagagacgcagttaacacttaactctgattacacatgagactaagcgagtatctagcaaacgcgagcatctcttttattaaaaaccctttcgacgcgtctgcagcaggcacgcattttgacatgacgcgccacacacatgacgggctaaatacatgttttgccgagcttcgcattactgcttcacctgaagaggagtcacggatcgccactgattgccaagtatgtttgcacatacaaggaatttgttttggtgacaggagcatccagtacacagaaacagcaaaaaCAGTACACAACAGTAACACAATAGACAGTGTAAAATGGCTGGATGTGATAAAATACGTgtgagagtttgtgtgtgtttgcagtttAAAGGTGATAAAAGCTCTGTGGTGAAGCTCCCCATCCCCTCTGATTACAACCGCccatcacacacactcacgcacccTTGAAAGGAAGGCACGCTAACATGCTGTGGGTGGGCAACACATCAGTCAGGTTGCTGGTGGCTGTTTACACAGGTGACCAGATTTAACATTCCCACACACGCGCGTTTGCCCTTTGATTTACACTTGAATGTTGAAGACTGAATGTTTAAGCTGGGTTTCTTTAGGTGTCTCAGAACAGGTGATCATACACTTCTAACTGTCAAGCACTCCCTAGTGTGCAAGTGCACCGTGAAATGCTAACGTACCTCTATAAAGGAACCGCTTGGTTAAACATGTAAACTAATGGTGTCACAATACATAGGTATCGAGTACCGTGATATTAAATCAATGGTTATTGTAGATTGTTTAGCAATTAGCATGTGTTTAAAATCTtgccttaaagtcccagtgaaataaaaaatgacaatgcctattttttcatgaaatattacagCATTTGTTGTGAATAGTTTATCAATCaaatctctttttaaaattcgtgtaccctcaaaatctgaaaatgcatttccgtcctgtaatgactatccattttaaatgacgcatgttagacggcttgggcggagcatccgttaactcctccccttcaactgtcagtctgctgccagttccattacaaaatgcaacgactgtttttatacatacaatcaaatcgcagagaaagacaaaaagcCACGCCTActattttttctcattcgaaattccattttactaggaaatgcgtcaaaatacggaagcaaaaacgatcgcaacttccggttcacagggacttcaAGAGTTACATTGATTACAAACTCTTTTTCTATGCCTACCTTCATTCATATTgtgactcattttttaaaaacatttcaatagaTATTATCATTAGCGTGAATTCTTTTGGTCGTGTAGTGAAAATGTGATATTGTGACAAACAGCCATCAATGTAAATATGGTGCCTAAGCAGAAAAACAATCCAATCAACAAATGTGAACCAGCCTTTACATATACATGCACAGGCCGAAAGTTTACgcaacatttacgcatttggcaaacgctttAATCAAAAGCACAGTTAAATTACAGTACACtccctgggaattgaacccatgaccttgacgtGGCTAGCAACAGATAACAGAAAAGCTATAATGTGATATATGTAGTCATATAATCTGAGACTCTACCCTCAACAAAATCCAATCTCAAGTGGTCACAAGAGGCGCATTGTCAATACTAAGCGTAAACTGCAATCTGTCCATTTGCGGTCGCATCAGCCAAGATGAATGTTAATAGGTGTAAACGGGCCCCATGTTATATTTTCTCTCTCGCCACACTTAAAAAGGGTATAAGAAAAGCTATTTTAATACTCACATTGCCATGGAAACTGTAGTTGCCCCTAAGGATAGCCCTGAGGAGGCGTGGTCGACTGTTCTGATCAAAGGGCAGGGAGCCGCTCAGCAGGATATAAGTTATGACACCCAGCGCCCACAAATCCACAGCGCTGTTATACGCTCTTCCGGCCACCATCTCAGGGGCCAAATACTCTGGTGTGCCACAAAGTGTCCTAAGAGCCCAGTCTTTAGTTTTACTAGCACGACAGTCCATGCTGTGGGTTGCAAGACATGCGTCATCTTCATTCTGAAGTAATAGACTCATCTTTTTAAGTTCAGAGTTTGGTTCCTTAGTTTTGTCTGTTCTTAGATTAAAATGATCAGTCACCTGATCATCTgaaatatcgttctctgtggTACCGCTGTCCTTAGCTCCTCTAGCAGTCGCAGAACTGCTAAAAACATTAGACACACTTGCTGCACTCTGGTTGTCCCAGCAGGCAAGTCCAAAATCGGTGATGATCAACCGAGAGTCCTGACCCGGGTGGTAGTACAGCAGGTTCTCTGGTTTAAGGTCCCTGTGAGTGACTCCCAGGGCGTGGAGATAGCACAGCCCATTGGCCATCATCGTCAAGGCCTTGGTGGCGTCCCGCTCTCTAAACGTCCCTCGGGCGACCACGCGTTCCAAGAGCTCTCCTCCAGTGGCCAGCTCGAGAACGAGATAGACTCGATGAGCCGTTTCGAACACCTCGGCTAAGTGGATGACGTTAGCGTGGTTGACCCGACGTAGGACCCCGAGCTCTGCCTGACAAGTGTCGCGACCCTCCCGACCTCTGACCTCAAGAAGCTTGATGGCAAAGGGCTGGCGTGTGCGTCTGTGCTCGGCGCGAACCACACGGCTGAAGCTGCCTCGACCGATCAGAGCTTTGATGTCATACCTAAAAAAACAGAACAGCATGTAAGTAGATATTAAAACACAGGCAAATGAAAGTGCCTGCTATGTTTCAGACTATTGTGCGGTAATGGGTTACATCAAATTAAATTACATCACATTATGACACATAATTTCATAAATTCAATTTCATTATTACTTCTATTCTGGCATTAAGCGCAGCTTATATTACATTACACTGGCAGACTAATAAATGTAAAGCATTTAATTAAAGCAGACATCTGTAATTGACACGTCATGTTTGATAACTTAATTCTGCCATTTAATCCAACTCGTATAATAAATAACGTTTATAGCAATCAAAACGTTTTAATAAAGACAGTGGAGCAGAATAGGCCTACTGTACGCTATTCTGTAGTAGTATACATTCCTAAGTACAGTTTACATCTATTTTTGCTATATAAATGTTGCTTTGCActtt
This genomic window from Triplophysa rosa linkage group LG18, Trosa_1v2, whole genome shotgun sequence contains:
- the si:ch211-27e6.1 gene encoding serine/threonine-protein kinase H1; the encoded protein is MGSGSGKVLPESSKTGYFCPLRSTACRKHEQLDGFKGKTRACLWSWRRDQRAPKEGPTEEMKESVNLEKRIKNPNAKFRAKFDPRVIARYDIKALIGRGSFSRVVRAEHRRTRQPFAIKLLEVRGREGRDTCQAELGVLRRVNHANVIHLAEVFETAHRVYLVLELATGGELLERVVARGTFRERDATKALTMMANGLCYLHALGVTHRDLKPENLLYYHPGQDSRLIITDFGLACWDNQSAASVSNVFSSSATARGAKDSGTTENDISDDQVTDHFNLRTDKTKEPNSELKKMSLLLQNEDDACLATHSMDCRASKTKDWALRTLCGTPEYLAPEMVAGRAYNSAVDLWALGVITYILLSGSLPFDQNSRPRLLRAILRGNYSFHGNPWNSVSTLAKSFIDRLLTYDPEDRMTAEDALKHPWLVSMAACSSNKNLHRSISRNLQRRASHASSRCPSSGSTPGSRLAVNPGSRPGSAPRLGLGHKSQSSLKVTS